The Halalkalibacter krulwichiae genome has a segment encoding these proteins:
- a CDS encoding calcium/sodium antiporter — MSYILLLIGFMLLIKGADFFVDGASSIARALHVSPLLIGLTIVAFGTSSPEATVSIVAALQENAGIAIGNVVGSNIFNITFVVGIAAFITPLKVESETIRKEIPFTLLASIALLILISDITLQTVSQNLITRSDGLIFLLFFAIFLYYIFEVARNSREKGKQDNTESQIVSWKKNTVLTIGGLAAIIFGGDLVVNNATTIAYSFGMSETLVGLTIVAIGTSLPELITSITAALKKESEIALGNIVGSNIFNILFVLGAASVISPLAVESRLYIDVVLMIVLTGVLLVFSRTNFKIGKIEGIVLALAYVLYMTYIFIRN; from the coding sequence ATGTCATATATTTTGTTACTGATCGGTTTTATGCTACTTATAAAAGGTGCTGATTTTTTTGTAGACGGTGCATCAAGTATTGCGAGAGCTTTACATGTGTCACCTTTACTCATTGGCCTCACCATTGTTGCATTTGGTACTAGTTCTCCCGAGGCAACGGTTAGTATTGTCGCAGCTCTTCAGGAAAATGCGGGCATCGCAATTGGAAATGTGGTTGGTAGTAACATATTTAATATTACTTTTGTAGTGGGGATAGCTGCGTTTATTACTCCGCTTAAAGTAGAAAGTGAAACAATAAGAAAAGAAATTCCTTTTACCTTACTAGCAAGTATTGCCTTATTAATCCTAATTAGCGATATAACTCTTCAAACCGTAAGTCAAAATCTTATAACTAGAAGTGATGGATTAATATTCCTATTGTTTTTCGCTATTTTTTTATATTATATCTTTGAAGTTGCAAGAAATAGTCGGGAAAAGGGGAAACAAGATAACACAGAGTCACAAATAGTATCATGGAAGAAAAACACTGTATTAACCATCGGTGGACTTGCAGCAATTATATTTGGTGGTGACCTTGTAGTTAATAACGCAACAACCATTGCGTATTCATTTGGGATGAGTGAAACATTGGTTGGTTTAACAATCGTAGCGATTGGTACTTCTTTACCAGAACTAATAACATCTATTACAGCTGCTCTAAAAAAAGAAAGTGAAATTGCATTAGGAAACATTGTAGGAAGTAATATCTTTAATATCTTATTCGTGCTAGGAGCAGCCTCTGTCATTTCACCGCTAGCTGTAGAAAGTAGACTATATATAGATGTAGTCCTTATGATTGTTTTAACTGGAGTTTTACTTGTTTTCTCAAGAACGAACTTTAAAATAGGTAAGATAGAAGGAATTGTTCTTGCTCTAGCGTACGTTTTATATATGACTTATATTTTTATTAGAAACTAA
- the ytvI gene encoding sporulation integral membrane protein YtvI, protein MKEWLIKNKFLLVLVICSIIGYFILPLALPLVFAWLTAIILSPIVRLLENRRVKHSVAVVIIFTSFLASISLIGVLVITKMITHINDFVQNAPTYLNQVTNAWILIQYDFERKFEDLPPDFVNEINFHVINTLETTRIHLSNIDFIGGISNFIVGIPSYLVSLLVYLIALFLFLLDLPKLKRKFFAFLTDDTANKLSYMLSRLRFVFIGFFKAQFIVSIPIFIVSYIGLLFIYPDIALIMALVIWFIDLVPLIGSIIVLGPWALYQFIIGDTDLAIRLTILAVVLLVIRRTVEPKIMGTQIGLSPLATLIALYLGLVLFGAIGLILGPLLVIAFKSAKEAGIIKWKFTI, encoded by the coding sequence TTGAAAGAATGGTTAATTAAAAATAAATTTCTATTAGTCCTTGTTATCTGTTCCATTATCGGGTATTTTATTCTTCCATTGGCTCTGCCACTTGTTTTTGCTTGGTTAACTGCAATTATACTGTCTCCAATTGTTAGATTATTAGAAAATAGGAGGGTTAAACATAGTGTAGCTGTAGTCATTATCTTTACTTCGTTTCTAGCTTCTATTAGCCTAATTGGAGTTTTAGTAATAACAAAAATGATTACACATATTAATGATTTCGTACAGAATGCTCCAACTTATTTAAACCAAGTCACGAATGCGTGGATCCTCATTCAATACGACTTTGAACGTAAATTTGAAGATTTGCCGCCTGATTTTGTTAATGAAATCAACTTCCATGTTATTAACACATTAGAAACTACGCGAATCCACTTAAGTAATATTGACTTTATTGGTGGGATTTCTAATTTCATTGTAGGAATCCCGAGCTATCTGGTTTCACTTTTAGTATATTTAATAGCTCTATTTTTATTTTTATTAGATCTACCGAAGTTAAAACGTAAATTCTTTGCGTTTCTGACCGATGATACAGCAAATAAACTTTCTTACATGCTTTCACGGTTAAGGTTTGTATTTATCGGCTTTTTTAAGGCACAATTCATTGTGAGTATTCCGATCTTTATCGTATCTTATATAGGGTTATTATTTATTTACCCAGACATCGCTCTAATTATGGCACTTGTTATTTGGTTTATTGATTTAGTACCTCTAATAGGATCAATTATTGTATTAGGACCATGGGCACTCTACCAATTTATAATTGGAGATACAGATTTAGCAATACGTCTTACTATCTTAGCGGTTGTTTTGCTCGTTATTCGACGAACGGTTGAACCGAAAATAATGGGAACTCAGATTGGATTATCTCCACTAGCAACCTTAATAGCACTATACCTCGGGTTAGTCCTATTTGGGGCAATCGGACTTATTTTGGGGCCATTACTTGTGATTGCTTTCAAATCAGCTAAAGAAGCCGGAATAATAAAATGGAAATTCACTATATAG
- a CDS encoding phosphatase PAP2 family protein has protein sequence MRGKNRYLNISIACLLLFIITAELVKLGATHAVDLFIREIITDASIILSFMKVMTEIGSSEAILLVTILLLVWLWLMSERTLFWFFSLLSAGGVLLNFGLKLLYQRERPGEEREIEVFGSSLDLISYSFPSGHTMRSVILFLFVIYVTKCLTKKWIAELVFIVSIFLIISIPLSRVVLDVHYTSDIVAAIFISISWFYVCLFLFEKKFSNYGTKKTN, from the coding sequence TTGCGAGGGAAAAATCGTTATTTAAATATTAGTATAGCTTGTCTTCTCTTATTTATTATCACTGCAGAATTGGTTAAGTTGGGTGCAACGCATGCTGTTGATCTATTCATAAGAGAAATAATTACAGATGCCAGTATTATTTTGAGTTTTATGAAAGTCATGACAGAGATAGGTTCTAGTGAAGCTATTTTGCTAGTAACAATATTATTGTTAGTATGGTTATGGCTGATGAGTGAGAGAACGTTATTTTGGTTCTTTTCTTTATTGTCGGCTGGTGGAGTCCTTTTAAATTTTGGACTCAAACTGCTCTATCAACGAGAGCGTCCAGGAGAAGAACGGGAAATCGAAGTATTTGGAAGTTCCCTTGACCTGATTTCTTATAGTTTTCCAAGTGGGCATACAATGAGAAGTGTAATCCTTTTTTTGTTCGTTATCTACGTTACAAAATGTCTCACCAAGAAATGGATAGCAGAATTGGTTTTTATCGTTTCAATATTTTTAATCATTAGTATTCCTTTAAGTAGAGTCGTGTTAGACGTTCATTATACTTCCGATATTGTTGCAGCTATTTTTATTTCAATAAGTTGGTTTTATGTTTGTTTATTTCTCTTTGAGAAAAAGTTTTCAAATTATGGAACTAAGAAGACGAATTAA
- the mnhG gene encoding monovalent cation/H(+) antiporter subunit G, translating to MNASVISEVIAGVFILIGTLFILFSSFGIIRLPDVYTRSHAATKSTTLGVLCTLLGAFLYFWITDGYISIRLLLGIFFVFLTAPVAGHLICRAAYVTNVEIVRDTAKQRPKAEREH from the coding sequence TTGAACGCAAGCGTGATCAGTGAAGTTATCGCAGGTGTGTTTATATTAATTGGAACGTTGTTTATCCTATTTAGTAGTTTTGGGATTATACGTTTACCCGATGTGTATACTCGATCACATGCAGCGACGAAGAGTACGACATTAGGAGTTCTCTGTACGTTGCTAGGTGCTTTTCTATATTTTTGGATTACAGATGGATATATTAGTATTCGACTACTCCTAGGCATATTTTTTGTGTTCTTGACAGCTCCTGTAGCGGGTCATCTAATATGTCGGGCTGCATATGTAACAAATGTAGAAATTGTTCGAGATACAGCTAAACAAAGGCCAAAAGCTGAAAGGGAACATTAA
- a CDS encoding Na(+)/H(+) antiporter subunit F1, whose translation MFDILLLICLCLIAVSILACIYRIIKGTSMPDRVIALDTIGINLIAAIAIFSVLLHTRAFFEVILLIGILSFVGTIAFARFIERGVVIERKRDQ comes from the coding sequence ATGTTTGATATACTTTTACTAATTTGCCTTTGCTTAATAGCTGTCTCAATTTTGGCTTGCATCTATCGAATTATAAAAGGAACTTCTATGCCTGATCGGGTAATAGCTCTTGATACAATTGGGATTAATCTCATTGCCGCGATCGCTATTTTCTCTGTTTTGCTTCATACGCGTGCCTTTTTTGAAGTGATTTTGTTAATAGGCATTCTTTCCTTTGTCGGAACGATTGCTTTCGCTAGGTTTATAGAAAGAGGTGTTGTCATTGAACGCAAGCGTGATCAGTGA
- a CDS encoding Na+/H+ antiporter subunit E yields the protein MLPTQILINLSIAFLWMFLNDTWNSLSFITGYIIGIAILFVLRRFFKKTFYLIKVLAIFKLFIVFIQELISSSILVIRQVTRPQLNITPGVFTLDTDLKGDWEVTILALLLSLTPGSIVLQVALDEKSFQVHAMDIPESRDVVITAKNKFEKAIKEVTR from the coding sequence TTGTTACCGACTCAGATATTAATTAATTTGTCAATTGCTTTTCTATGGATGTTCTTAAATGATACGTGGAATTCGTTATCATTTATTACTGGTTATATAATTGGAATTGCCATTCTTTTTGTTCTTCGACGTTTCTTTAAAAAAACGTTTTATTTAATCAAAGTTTTGGCCATTTTTAAATTGTTTATTGTGTTTATTCAAGAACTTATCTCGTCTAGTATACTAGTTATTCGACAAGTTACACGCCCACAGCTCAACATTACTCCAGGAGTTTTCACACTGGATACAGACTTGAAAGGTGATTGGGAGGTCACCATACTAGCTTTACTATTATCTCTGACACCAGGTTCAATTGTCCTTCAGGTTGCCCTTGATGAGAAGTCTTTTCAAGTTCATGCAATGGATATTCCTGAATCGAGGGATGTTGTAATAACAGCAAAGAATAAATTTGAAAAAGCTATTAAGGAGGTTACGAGGTAA
- a CDS encoding Na+/H+ antiporter subunit D produces the protein MNNVVILPIIIPFIAGIIMVIFGRNIRLHRWLSIFTMIATGIVAITLVSQVQTQGIQTLQLGGWQAPFGISMVADMFSVLLIVTTCLVAVTCLLFAFKSIGKERESYYFYPIFLFLITGVNGSFLTGDLFNLFVCFEVMLISSYVLITIGGEKGQLRESIKYVLINVLSSFLFLIAIAYLYAVTGTLNLAHLSLRIAEVGQDGLITTVAILLLIVFSLKAGLFLFFWLPGSYSAPPTAIAAIFGALLTKVGIYAIFRMFTLVFYHEPQITHLLIAIMGALTMILGAIGAVAYNDIRMILAYNVVIAVGFIMAGLASFTSAALMGSIYYLIHDIIIKAVIFLLGGTMIHLAGTSKLNEMSGLIRNHPALGWMFFISALSLSGIPPLSGFIGKVLITQGTFEADLFWLGAIGLITSLMVLYSIMKIFLYGFWGGTLLSTKMEKGTTKGLLLPISILTAVTIALGLGVEGIHVYVDQAVYTLLDPSLYISAVFGGNPIP, from the coding sequence ATGAATAATGTTGTTATACTGCCGATTATTATCCCGTTTATAGCCGGGATAATCATGGTTATTTTTGGAAGAAATATTCGTTTACATCGTTGGCTAAGTATTTTTACAATGATTGCTACAGGAATTGTTGCTATAACTTTAGTAAGCCAAGTGCAAACTCAAGGCATCCAAACACTCCAGCTGGGAGGCTGGCAAGCACCTTTTGGTATTAGTATGGTCGCCGATATGTTTTCTGTATTGCTAATCGTAACAACATGTCTAGTTGCGGTAACTTGTTTACTTTTTGCATTTAAATCAATTGGAAAAGAGAGAGAGTCTTATTATTTCTATCCAATCTTTTTGTTCCTAATTACGGGTGTGAACGGCTCATTTTTGACGGGCGATCTATTTAATCTATTTGTTTGCTTTGAAGTAATGCTAATATCTTCCTATGTTTTAATCACTATAGGAGGAGAGAAGGGGCAGTTACGTGAATCCATTAAATATGTCCTGATTAATGTCCTTTCTTCATTTCTGTTTTTAATTGCTATTGCGTATTTGTATGCCGTAACGGGAACGTTGAACTTAGCTCATCTTTCGCTTAGGATTGCTGAAGTCGGGCAAGATGGGTTAATAACGACAGTTGCAATTTTATTGTTAATCGTTTTCAGTTTAAAAGCAGGACTATTTCTATTTTTCTGGTTGCCTGGATCTTATAGTGCTCCCCCAACTGCAATTGCAGCCATTTTCGGTGCGTTACTAACGAAAGTTGGCATTTATGCGATCTTCCGTATGTTTACATTAGTTTTTTATCATGAACCTCAAATTACTCATTTATTAATTGCCATTATGGGAGCTTTAACGATGATTCTTGGTGCAATTGGGGCCGTTGCATACAATGATATACGAATGATTTTAGCCTATAACGTGGTGATTGCTGTCGGATTTATCATGGCAGGTTTGGCATCCTTTACGTCTGCTGCGTTAATGGGATCTATCTATTACCTTATTCATGACATTATTATTAAAGCGGTGATTTTTCTTTTAGGAGGTACGATGATCCACTTAGCTGGCACGAGCAAGCTTAATGAGATGAGTGGGCTCATTCGTAATCATCCCGCACTCGGATGGATGTTCTTTATTTCAGCTTTATCTCTCTCTGGAATTCCACCACTTAGTGGTTTTATTGGAAAAGTACTCATTACACAAGGGACCTTTGAGGCCGATTTGTTTTGGCTAGGGGCAATAGGGTTAATCACAAGCTTAATGGTTCTCTATTCTATTATGAAAATCTTTTTGTACGGATTTTGGGGGGGAACTCTATTAAGCACTAAAATGGAAAAAGGAACAACAAAAGGGTTACTCCTTCCTATCAGTATATTGACAGCTGTAACGATTGCACTTGGTCTAGGTGTAGAGGGTATACACGTCTATGTCGATCAAGCAGTCTATACTTTGTTAGATCCTAGTCTATACATTAGTGCTGTATTTGGTGGGAATCCAATTCCTTAG
- a CDS encoding Na(+)/H(+) antiporter subunit C, with amino-acid sequence METLMSFLVGILITIGTYLVLTKSLLRIILGTSIIGHGVHLLILTMGGLKSGGPPLLEDVSYTDALPQALILTAIVINFAVTGLFLVLAYRSYKVLGTDDMDQLRGTEDE; translated from the coding sequence ATGGAAACGTTAATGTCCTTCCTAGTTGGAATTTTAATTACGATTGGAACGTATTTAGTTCTAACCAAAAGCTTGTTACGAATCATCTTAGGAACATCCATTATCGGTCATGGTGTCCATCTCCTTATTCTTACAATGGGTGGTCTTAAATCAGGTGGTCCGCCCTTGCTGGAGGATGTTTCATATACGGACGCATTGCCACAAGCTCTTATTTTAACAGCTATTGTTATTAATTTTGCGGTGACAGGACTTTTCTTAGTCCTTGCTTATCGTTCCTATAAGGTTCTAGGTACAGACGATATGGATCAATTAAGGGGAACTGAAGATGAATAA
- a CDS encoding Na(+)/H(+) antiporter subunit B, translating to MKQNDVILHTVTKVSTFIILTFSIYLFFAGHHNPGGGFIGGLVTASALVLLYLAFDLETVREHIPVDFKKVAGVGVLIAVLSGVGSLFVDAPFLSHTFDYFDLPVFGKTELATSVIFDVGVALAVIGTAMTIILSISEDE from the coding sequence ATGAAGCAGAATGATGTTATTTTGCATACTGTCACAAAAGTTTCTACTTTTATTATTCTTACTTTCTCTATTTATCTATTTTTTGCTGGACATCACAACCCAGGAGGAGGATTCATAGGTGGGCTTGTTACCGCATCTGCACTGGTTCTGCTTTATCTAGCTTTTGATCTTGAAACGGTTCGTGAACATATCCCCGTTGATTTCAAGAAGGTTGCCGGTGTAGGCGTGTTAATTGCAGTTCTCTCTGGCGTTGGATCGTTATTTGTAGATGCTCCTTTTTTAAGTCATACTTTTGACTATTTTGATCTTCCGGTCTTTGGTAAGACAGAGCTGGCGACATCAGTCATCTTTGATGTCGGGGTGGCCTTAGCTGTAATTGGTACGGCAATGACCATAATATTGAGTATAAGTGAGGATGAATGA
- a CDS encoding universal stress protein, giving the protein MKKVKGRMDESILVCVYYGPNGERLIQRGCKIASMLDCPLYILTIDPKPFDELDAEKSDYITRWQQLAEKHNAEEFIIMDNEKRPVTTVIAEVAREKHITQIILGQTAQSRWEEITKGSMINVLLREIPFIDIHVVSVARSLKEDHEGHFEKGVRAYLIKEGNKYRISFNHTPEVEYEGIFFKELGTDFNNGVFKFMKNNETLQVHVTDDLVTNLKHVSMTEPFENNN; this is encoded by the coding sequence ATGAAAAAAGTAAAAGGGCGTATGGACGAAAGTATCCTAGTTTGTGTTTATTATGGTCCAAATGGAGAACGTCTGATCCAACGCGGTTGTAAAATTGCTAGTATGCTAGATTGCCCACTCTATATTCTCACGATAGATCCAAAGCCATTTGATGAGTTAGATGCAGAAAAATCTGATTATATTACTAGATGGCAGCAGTTAGCCGAGAAACACAATGCGGAAGAATTTATTATTATGGATAATGAAAAAAGACCTGTTACTACAGTTATTGCTGAAGTTGCCAGGGAGAAACATATAACACAAATTATTCTTGGGCAAACGGCACAAAGTCGGTGGGAAGAAATCACCAAGGGTTCAATGATTAATGTCTTATTAAGAGAAATACCGTTTATTGACATACACGTTGTTTCTGTTGCACGATCTTTAAAAGAAGATCATGAAGGTCATTTTGAAAAAGGGGTCCGTGCTTACCTCATTAAAGAAGGAAACAAATATCGAATTAGTTTCAACCATACCCCTGAAGTAGAATATGAAGGCATCTTCTTTAAGGAATTAGGCACAGATTTTAACAATGGTGTATTTAAATTTATGAAAAACAATGAAACTCTTCAAGTACATGTTACAGATGATTTAGTTACGAATTTGAAACATGTAAGCATGACTGAACCATTTGAAAATAACAATTAA
- a CDS encoding potassium/proton antiporter — translation MIDQSYNDYFILLSALLLIIGVLTTKFSSRLGVPALILFILVGMITGSDGLGFIHFDNPQMAQLIGIFALIIILFEGGLQTKWSTVKSVTKPALSLATLGVIFTTVIVAVAAKLILGVSWLEGFLFGAIVGSTDAAAVFAVLKGQNIRARLGATLEAESGSNDPMAMFLTISFIQLIVIDNPSYLLLIGSFFWQMGIGLVVGLLLGRLATFAINQINLDSSGLYPVFALAFALLTYSLTDIIGASGLLAVYVAALVIGNSDLTYRQSIFRFNEGFAWMAQILMFTILGLLVFPSQLMTLDVIVKGLLLSIILVLIARPIAVFLSTIKMGYDLKERVFLSWAGLRGAVPIVLATFPMLAGLENSQLFFNVVFFVVLISALVQGSTIAMFAEKLGLVGPKKIEPPHSLELVSIGKANAEILEFEVSEETNITNKPLAAIDFPKDVLINAIIRSNELITPYGETEIKVGDILYILVSRESKKELKKMLKQK, via the coding sequence TTGATTGATCAGTCTTATAACGATTATTTTATATTATTAAGTGCTTTACTGTTAATTATCGGGGTTCTGACAACAAAGTTCTCTTCTCGTCTAGGAGTACCAGCTCTTATTCTTTTTATTCTCGTAGGAATGATAACAGGTAGTGATGGCCTGGGCTTTATTCATTTTGATAACCCTCAAATGGCTCAGTTGATTGGTATATTTGCCTTGATTATCATTCTTTTTGAAGGTGGGTTACAGACAAAATGGTCAACGGTGAAATCTGTGACCAAGCCGGCATTATCTCTTGCTACGTTAGGGGTTATTTTTACTACGGTTATTGTGGCGGTTGCAGCTAAATTAATATTAGGGGTTTCGTGGCTTGAAGGCTTCCTTTTTGGTGCTATTGTCGGTTCGACAGATGCTGCTGCGGTTTTTGCTGTTTTGAAAGGTCAAAATATTCGAGCGAGGTTAGGTGCTACGCTTGAAGCCGAATCAGGTTCCAACGACCCGATGGCGATGTTTCTTACGATTTCCTTTATCCAATTGATCGTTATTGATAACCCATCATATTTATTATTGATTGGTTCATTCTTCTGGCAAATGGGAATCGGCTTAGTAGTAGGGCTACTTTTAGGAAGGTTAGCGACATTTGCAATTAATCAGATCAACCTAGATTCTAGTGGGTTATATCCTGTTTTTGCGCTTGCGTTTGCTTTATTAACGTATAGTCTCACCGATATAATTGGAGCAAGTGGATTATTGGCTGTATATGTTGCAGCATTGGTAATTGGTAACTCAGATTTAACCTATCGTCAATCGATATTTAGGTTTAATGAAGGGTTTGCGTGGATGGCCCAAATTTTAATGTTTACAATATTAGGACTTCTAGTATTCCCTTCTCAATTAATGACTTTAGATGTCATAGTTAAAGGATTATTGCTATCAATTATTTTAGTGTTAATTGCACGACCGATTGCTGTTTTCTTATCCACGATAAAAATGGGATATGATTTAAAAGAACGAGTATTTCTTTCCTGGGCTGGTTTGAGAGGAGCTGTACCAATTGTTTTAGCAACGTTTCCGATGTTAGCGGGTCTAGAGAATAGTCAATTATTCTTTAATGTCGTCTTTTTCGTCGTATTAATTTCTGCCTTAGTTCAAGGTTCGACAATTGCCATGTTTGCTGAAAAGCTCGGACTAGTTGGTCCAAAGAAAATTGAACCTCCTCACTCTTTGGAACTCGTATCAATTGGAAAGGCAAATGCTGAAATTCTTGAATTTGAAGTAAGTGAAGAAACAAATATTACAAATAAGCCACTAGCAGCAATTGACTTTCCAAAAGATGTTTTAATCAATGCGATAATCAGATCAAATGAACTTATTACACCGTATGGAGAAACGGAAATCAAGGTAGGAGACATTCTATATATTTTAGTAAGTAGAGAAAGTAAAAAAGAGTTGAAAAAAATGCTAAAACAAAAATAA
- a CDS encoding tyrosine-type recombinase/integrase — MEFVEPIKDIKKINEIKKKLEGKSDRDLLLFVLGINTGIRVSDLLKLKVEDVWDEGNPREFLFVFDEKSSERKAHFLNTKVKSALSNYLQNQEIELDDYLFRSKKLNQPITRQQAYRIINNAAKEVGVSGNIGTHTLRKTFGYHAYRKGIAISILKSIYNHTTPTETLRYIGIDKHEEHRIKIDVNL, encoded by the coding sequence TTGGAATTTGTCGAACCCATTAAAGATATCAAAAAAATAAATGAAATTAAAAAAAAATTAGAAGGTAAATCAGATAGGGACTTACTTCTCTTTGTACTTGGGATTAATACAGGAATAAGAGTAAGTGATTTATTAAAACTCAAAGTAGAAGATGTATGGGACGAGGGTAACCCCAGAGAGTTTCTTTTTGTTTTTGATGAAAAAAGTTCTGAAAGGAAAGCGCATTTTTTAAATACAAAAGTAAAATCAGCATTAAGTAATTACTTACAAAACCAAGAAATTGAACTGGATGATTACTTGTTTAGGTCTAAGAAGCTTAATCAGCCCATTACACGCCAGCAAGCCTACCGTATTATTAATAACGCTGCAAAAGAAGTAGGGGTCTCAGGTAATATTGGAACTCACACTCTAAGAAAAACATTTGGTTATCATGCATATCGGAAAGGAATTGCGATTTCCATATTAAAGTCGATCTATAATCATACCACTCCAACTGAAACTCTACGCTATATCGGTATAGATAAACACGAAGAACATCGTATTAAAATAGATGTGAATTTATAA